One segment of Trichlorobacter ammonificans DNA contains the following:
- a CDS encoding MBL fold metallo-hydrolase has product MNYRITILCENSVGPVSGTLGEHGFSALIEWESGGLLFDTGQGLTLLHNAQRMNKNLHRVERVALSHGHYDHSGGLLPLLRNCGPKQVFAHPDVFAPRYRVNDRKEALAIGMPYPRDHLEGHGACFNLSDRFREIAPGIFLTGQIPRNNAAPADAGLSADPAGTVPDPFSDDQSLLLRTPAGTVVILGCCHAGLSATLRRAVELTDDDRIVAVVGGTHLGFCSEQHLEATLTECSLFRVQRWYPAHCTGLKALLRLQQRFPGAVLPAQVGTGFTC; this is encoded by the coding sequence ATGAACTACCGTATCACCATCCTCTGCGAAAACTCGGTGGGACCGGTCTCCGGCACCCTGGGGGAGCACGGTTTCAGCGCCCTGATCGAGTGGGAGAGCGGCGGGTTGCTTTTCGATACCGGCCAGGGACTGACCCTGCTGCACAACGCTCAGAGAATGAACAAAAACCTGCACCGGGTCGAACGAGTGGCCCTCTCCCACGGCCACTACGACCACAGCGGCGGCCTGCTGCCGCTACTCAGGAATTGCGGTCCGAAGCAGGTGTTCGCCCACCCGGACGTCTTCGCGCCCCGCTATCGGGTCAACGACCGGAAGGAGGCCCTCGCCATCGGCATGCCGTACCCGCGGGATCACCTGGAGGGTCATGGGGCCTGCTTCAACCTGTCCGACCGTTTCCGCGAGATCGCTCCCGGCATCTTCCTGACCGGGCAGATCCCCCGGAATAACGCTGCCCCCGCCGACGCCGGACTCTCCGCCGACCCGGCGGGAACCGTGCCGGACCCGTTCAGCGATGACCAGTCGTTGCTGCTGCGCACCCCGGCGGGAACGGTCGTGATCCTGGGCTGCTGTCACGCCGGTCTCTCCGCCACCCTGCGCCGGGCCGTCGAGCTGACCGACGATGACCGGATCGTTGCCGTGGTCGGGGGGACGCACCTGGGGTTCTGCAGTGAGCAGCATCTGGAGGCAACGCTGACTGAATGCAGCCTCTTCAGGGTACAACGCTGGTACCCGGCCCACTGCACCGGCCTGAAGGCGCTGCTCCGGCTGCAACAGCGTTTCCCCGGCGCCGTGCTTCCCGCCCAGGTGGGAACCGGCTTTACCTGCTGA
- a CDS encoding YgaP family membrane protein, whose amino-acid sequence MREPFYIERIVRIVAGSFVLLSLLLAHMHSQNWLWFTGFVGLNLFQSGFTQFCPLFTILEKLGVPRFPGSSCCPK is encoded by the coding sequence ATGAGAGAACCGTTCTACATCGAGCGTATCGTCCGGATCGTTGCCGGCAGCTTCGTGCTGCTTTCGTTGCTGCTGGCCCATATGCACAGCCAGAACTGGCTCTGGTTCACCGGCTTCGTTGGCTTGAACCTGTTCCAGTCCGGCTTCACCCAGTTCTGTCCCCTCTTCACCATCCTGGAGAAGCTGGGGGTGCCCCGTTTTCCCGGCAGTTCTTGCTGCCCGAAATAG
- a CDS encoding efflux RND transporter permease subunit produces the protein MTLGPAGRIARAFISSKLTPLLVVASLLLGLFAVKMTPREEEPQISVPMIDLYLPLPGSSPLEVQERVVKPFEAVLWEISGVEYLYSMSRPGMGLITVRFKVGENMEESLVKLYNKVMSSRPLLPPGAGEPLVQATSIDDVPILTLTLWSARYDHGMLRRVARELADELQKTENVAKVELTGGVTRQVRVQLDPLRLAGYALSPQQVAGALRGGNASLPAGSSTTRNREVLVDAGAFLTSADAVGRTVVAARNGKPVYLSDVARIDDTTGEPDTYVFMGIAREEYPAVTIALAKRKGANATLVADELLRKVEFLKGRLLPADIQVTVTRNYGETAGEKNNELLFHMFLAAISVTILIALFMGWRAGAVAAVAIPVTLALTMLIFYLIGYTLNRITLFALIFSIGILVDDAIVVVENVHRYFTTTVMEPLEAAIRAVDEIGNPTVLATFAVIASILPMGFVSGLMGPYMRPIPVGASMAMLLSMVIAFTVTPYFAYRLMKGVHHNAEGEESRLTVFYRTWMGRLLHDVRLRGVFLGLVALLLVLSCSLLYFGAVTVKMLPFDNKNELQVIIDAPEGTPLEQTARIGREMGELLRSVPEVTNYQLYIGTAAPFNFNGLVRHYFLRRGPHLADIQVNLRHKGERSAQSHEIATRIRPLLKAVADRHGARVKVAEIPPGPPVLATLVAEIYGPDDGVRVATADRVRQIFQQTDGVVDVDWYRESDQPKVTFAVDREKAALAGISTAEVATALRIALAGEQAGIVHLPGEKEPVAVTLRLPVERRSSVHDLAALHLPGQNGGVPLSQLVRTLHGSEEKTLYRKNLKNVIYVTGDVAGRIEAPVYAILAMQQQIAALPTPDGGGIEILASRQPWSEERVGMKWDGEWHITYEVFRDLGIAFAAVMVLIYILVVAWFKDFTTPLVIMAPIPLTLIGILPGHAVFGAFFTATSMIGFIALAGIIVRNSIILIDFAEMKRREGMPLDRAIIEAGAVRFRPMLLTGAAVVVGSFVIVFDPIFQGLAIALMCGEIASTLLSRMTVPILYYLVENWKERHQPAAPETP, from the coding sequence ATGACCCTGGGTCCGGCGGGCAGGATCGCCCGCGCCTTCATCTCCTCGAAATTGACGCCGCTCCTGGTGGTGGCCTCCCTGTTGCTGGGACTCTTCGCCGTGAAGATGACCCCCCGCGAGGAAGAACCCCAGATCAGCGTGCCGATGATCGACCTCTACCTCCCCCTGCCCGGCTCCTCGCCGCTGGAGGTCCAGGAACGGGTGGTGAAACCGTTTGAGGCGGTCCTCTGGGAGATCAGCGGCGTTGAATATCTCTACTCCATGAGTCGTCCCGGCATGGGACTGATCACGGTCCGCTTCAAGGTGGGCGAGAACATGGAGGAATCGCTGGTCAAGCTGTACAACAAGGTGATGAGCAGCCGGCCCCTGCTTCCCCCCGGGGCCGGAGAACCCCTGGTGCAGGCCACCTCCATCGACGACGTGCCGATCCTGACCCTGACCCTCTGGTCGGCGCGCTACGACCACGGCATGCTGCGCCGGGTGGCCCGCGAACTGGCTGATGAGCTTCAGAAAACCGAGAATGTCGCCAAGGTGGAACTGACCGGCGGGGTGACCCGCCAGGTGCGGGTGCAGCTTGACCCGCTGCGTCTTGCCGGCTACGCGCTTTCACCCCAGCAGGTGGCGGGCGCCCTGCGCGGCGGCAACGCTTCCCTGCCGGCCGGCAGCTCTACCACGCGAAACCGGGAGGTACTGGTGGATGCCGGCGCGTTCCTGACAAGCGCCGACGCCGTGGGACGAACCGTGGTGGCGGCCCGCAACGGCAAACCGGTCTATCTGAGCGACGTGGCCCGGATCGATGACACAACCGGCGAGCCGGACACCTATGTCTTCATGGGAATAGCCCGGGAGGAATATCCCGCCGTCACCATCGCCCTGGCCAAGCGCAAGGGGGCCAACGCCACCCTGGTTGCCGACGAACTGCTCAGGAAGGTGGAGTTCCTGAAGGGGCGGCTGCTCCCCGCCGACATCCAGGTCACGGTCACCCGCAACTACGGCGAAACCGCCGGCGAGAAAAACAACGAGCTGCTCTTCCACATGTTTCTGGCCGCCATCTCGGTCACCATCCTGATCGCCCTGTTCATGGGCTGGCGGGCCGGCGCCGTGGCGGCCGTGGCCATTCCGGTCACCCTGGCCCTGACCATGCTGATCTTCTACCTGATCGGCTACACCCTGAACCGGATCACCCTGTTCGCGCTCATCTTCTCCATCGGCATCCTGGTGGACGACGCCATCGTGGTGGTGGAAAACGTCCACCGCTACTTCACCACCACGGTGATGGAGCCGTTGGAGGCGGCGATTCGGGCGGTGGACGAAATCGGCAATCCCACGGTACTGGCAACCTTCGCCGTCATCGCCTCCATCCTGCCGATGGGGTTCGTCAGCGGCCTGATGGGGCCCTACATGCGTCCCATTCCGGTGGGAGCCAGCATGGCCATGCTGCTCTCCATGGTCATCGCCTTCACCGTGACCCCCTATTTCGCCTACCGCCTGATGAAGGGGGTCCACCACAACGCCGAGGGGGAGGAGTCGCGGCTCACCGTCTTTTACCGCACCTGGATGGGCAGATTGCTGCACGATGTCCGGCTGCGCGGCGTCTTTCTCGGGCTGGTGGCACTTTTGCTGGTGCTCTCCTGCTCCCTGCTCTATTTCGGGGCAGTGACGGTGAAGATGCTCCCCTTCGACAACAAGAACGAGCTGCAGGTCATTATCGACGCCCCCGAGGGGACCCCGCTGGAGCAGACCGCCCGGATCGGCCGGGAGATGGGGGAACTGCTGCGCAGCGTGCCGGAGGTAACCAACTACCAGCTCTACATCGGCACCGCCGCGCCGTTCAACTTCAACGGCCTGGTGCGCCACTACTTCCTGCGCCGGGGGCCGCACCTGGCCGACATCCAGGTGAACCTGCGCCACAAGGGGGAACGCTCGGCCCAGTCCCACGAGATCGCCACCCGGATCAGGCCGCTGCTGAAGGCGGTGGCCGACCGCCATGGTGCCCGGGTCAAGGTGGCGGAGATCCCTCCGGGCCCGCCGGTGCTGGCCACCCTGGTGGCGGAGATTTACGGCCCCGACGACGGAGTGCGCGTGGCGACCGCCGACCGGGTGCGGCAGATTTTTCAACAGACCGACGGCGTGGTGGACGTGGACTGGTACCGTGAATCCGACCAGCCCAAGGTGACCTTTGCCGTTGACCGGGAGAAGGCGGCCCTGGCCGGCATCAGCACGGCGGAGGTGGCCACGGCACTCCGCATCGCCCTGGCCGGCGAACAGGCGGGGATCGTCCACCTGCCGGGGGAAAAGGAGCCGGTTGCCGTCACCCTGCGCCTGCCGGTGGAGAGACGCAGTTCCGTGCATGACCTGGCGGCCCTGCACCTGCCGGGGCAAAACGGCGGCGTCCCCCTGTCCCAACTGGTACGCACCCTGCACGGCAGCGAGGAGAAGACCCTCTACCGCAAGAACCTGAAGAACGTGATCTACGTCACCGGCGACGTGGCCGGCCGGATCGAGGCGCCGGTCTACGCCATCCTCGCCATGCAGCAGCAGATCGCCGCCCTGCCCACCCCGGACGGCGGCGGGATCGAAATCCTGGCCTCCCGTCAGCCCTGGTCGGAGGAACGGGTCGGCATGAAATGGGACGGAGAATGGCACATCACCTACGAGGTGTTCCGGGACCTGGGGATCGCCTTTGCCGCCGTGATGGTGCTGATCTACATCCTGGTGGTGGCCTGGTTCAAGGACTTCACCACCCCGCTGGTCATCATGGCACCGATTCCGCTGACCCTGATCGGCATCCTGCCGGGCCATGCCGTGTTCGGCGCCTTTTTCACCGCCACCTCCATGATCGGCTTCATTGCCCTGGCCGGCATCATCGTGCGCAACTCCATCATCCTGATCGATTTCGCGGAAATGAAGCGCCGGGAGGGAATGCCGCTTGACCGGGCCATCATCGAGGCCGGGGCGGTCCGCTTCCGGCCGATGCTGCTCACCGGCGCCGCCGTGGTGGTGGGCAGCTTCGTCATCGTCTTCGACCCGATCTTCCAGGGGCTGGCCATTGCCCTGATGTGCGGCGAAATCGCCTCGACCCTGTTGTCGCGCATGACCGTGCCGATCCTGTACTACCTGGTGGAGAACTGGAAAGAGCGGCATCAACCCGCAGCACCCGAAACACCGTGA
- a CDS encoding DUF2845 domain-containing protein, producing the protein MIKTVLCAAVLSLCTAGVAAADNFRCPNGAIVSTGDTQSIVAIKCDPPTAKVSRMESEAGRRGATILMTVEEWTYNEGPDRLVHILVFRNGILTQVQTGGYGK; encoded by the coding sequence ATGATCAAAACCGTACTGTGTGCCGCTGTCCTGTCCCTGTGCACTGCCGGCGTCGCCGCTGCCGACAATTTCCGCTGTCCCAACGGCGCCATCGTCTCCACCGGGGACACGCAGTCCATCGTCGCCATCAAATGCGATCCGCCCACAGCAAAGGTCAGCCGCATGGAGAGCGAGGCGGGACGCCGGGGCGCCACCATTCTGATGACTGTGGAAGAGTGGACCTACAATGAGGGCCCGGACCGGCTGGTCCACATCCTCGTTTTCCGCAACGGCATCCTGACACAGGTCCAGACCGGCGGCTACGGCAAGTAA
- a CDS encoding efflux RND transporter periplasmic adaptor subunit, translated as MRRHAGYPLCVAAVLLALAGCSTEQRSAAPQPPAIRGLSLETVRQVEEADSLEVSGTVRSRTSAQVSARIPGTVSMLSVSEGDRVRAGQLLGMLESREQAAQAVGAVAALDEAQRALDEARARRTLADATFERFTKLYEEQALTRQEFETRQTERELAHQAVARAEARLRQSREQAAAAGAVADYRRLVAPISGIVTARQVSLGATVFPGQPLLVIDDEAAYRLELAIPESQSRSIRVGSRVTMAFDALGTTAEGRISEIVPAGDPASRTVLARVPLRHDAVRSGMFGRGSVVLSTTTPIISLPRTAVFERGSLTGVWVVEKDDLLRMRLVKTGRIRNDRIEILAGLATGERIVATGLAKVVEGGRFIPSSGGTP; from the coding sequence ATGCGTCGTCATGCCGGATACCCGCTGTGTGTCGCTGCTGTCCTGCTGGCACTGGCCGGCTGCAGCACGGAGCAGCGATCTGCAGCGCCGCAGCCGCCCGCCATCCGGGGGCTCTCCCTGGAGACAGTGCGACAGGTGGAAGAAGCGGACAGTCTGGAGGTGAGCGGCACGGTCAGATCCCGCACCAGTGCCCAGGTTTCGGCCCGTATCCCCGGCACGGTGAGCATGCTCTCCGTCAGCGAGGGAGACCGGGTGCGCGCCGGTCAACTGCTGGGCATGCTTGAATCCCGCGAACAGGCGGCCCAGGCCGTCGGCGCCGTCGCCGCCCTGGATGAAGCCCAGCGCGCCCTGGACGAAGCCCGTGCGCGCCGGACCCTGGCCGATGCCACCTTCGAACGGTTTACGAAGCTGTATGAGGAGCAGGCCCTGACCCGCCAGGAGTTTGAAACCCGCCAGACCGAACGTGAACTGGCTCACCAGGCCGTTGCCCGGGCCGAAGCCCGCCTGCGCCAGAGCCGCGAACAGGCGGCAGCCGCCGGTGCCGTGGCCGACTACCGCCGGCTCGTCGCCCCGATCAGCGGGATTGTCACCGCCCGCCAGGTTTCCCTCGGCGCCACGGTGTTCCCGGGGCAGCCGCTGCTGGTCATTGACGACGAGGCCGCCTACCGGCTGGAGCTGGCCATCCCCGAATCCCAGTCCCGGAGCATCCGTGTCGGCAGCAGGGTCACCATGGCCTTCGACGCCCTCGGCACAACCGCCGAAGGACGCATCAGCGAGATCGTGCCGGCCGGCGATCCGGCCAGCCGCACGGTGCTCGCCCGGGTCCCCCTGCGACACGACGCTGTGAGAAGCGGCATGTTTGGCCGCGGCAGCGTGGTCCTGTCCACGACCACGCCGATCATCAGCCTTCCCCGCACGGCGGTTTTCGAGCGCGGTTCCCTGACGGGGGTCTGGGTGGTGGAGAAGGATGACCTGCTGCGGATGCGCCTGGTGAAAACCGGACGTATCCGGAATGACCGTATCGAAATTCTTGCCGGTCTCGCCACGGGTGAGCGGATTGTCGCCACCGGCCTTGCAAAGGTCGTGGAAGGTGGCCGCTTCATCCCATCATCAGGAGGTACCCCATGA
- a CDS encoding TolC family protein — protein sequence MAHILIILAALLPLACTPADAGELQALTLHEAIVRGLERNNRVIASGHQAAAARIAATAAGRHYLPTVHLEETWSRSNLPVATFMMKLNQGRFQNRDFDVARLNNPAPVSDFRTALTLEQPLLTPSAPGTAAMAREEAQSREALTEQTRQQVAFTIFRLYLEVHKAKSHRAALETALTEARERRRQAAVRIAAGLGLASDELRAATHLAALEQRRISADHALVLARMQLALATGGSPGDEVDTAETARLRQPDRSLANLLTTARQMRPDLQSAERERERAEAALRRARSGFLPTVSAFGSWQMHDTATPFGRDQDAWMAGVSLRWNLFDGLRTIHGVGQARAERAAATELLVGQENEVGYQVHEAWLRRIEAQQRVEVARSAVSAAAETVRLLAKRFDNALATMVEVLDAQNVLDQARAAVVESEAELHLATGRLYHVAGLFLKEVL from the coding sequence ATGGCACACATCCTGATCATACTCGCGGCACTGCTGCCGCTCGCCTGCACGCCGGCAGACGCGGGCGAACTGCAGGCCCTGACGCTGCACGAGGCGATTGTCCGCGGCCTGGAGCGCAACAACCGGGTCATCGCCTCCGGTCACCAGGCAGCGGCAGCCCGGATTGCGGCAACGGCGGCCGGGCGGCACTACCTGCCGACGGTGCATCTGGAGGAAACCTGGTCGCGTTCGAACCTGCCGGTGGCCACCTTCATGATGAAGCTGAACCAGGGCCGCTTTCAAAACCGGGATTTCGATGTCGCGCGTCTGAACAACCCGGCGCCGGTCAGCGATTTCCGGACCGCACTGACCCTGGAGCAGCCGCTGCTGACGCCGTCCGCTCCGGGTACCGCAGCCATGGCACGTGAGGAGGCGCAGAGCCGGGAAGCGCTGACGGAACAGACCCGTCAGCAGGTCGCCTTCACTATCTTCCGGCTCTACCTGGAGGTACACAAGGCCAAGTCCCACCGTGCCGCACTGGAAACAGCCCTGACCGAGGCGCGGGAACGACGGCGCCAGGCGGCGGTCAGGATTGCCGCCGGTCTGGGGCTGGCTTCGGACGAACTGCGCGCCGCGACCCACTTGGCTGCCCTGGAACAACGCCGGATTTCGGCTGATCACGCCCTGGTGCTGGCCCGCATGCAGCTTGCCCTGGCAACCGGCGGCAGCCCCGGCGATGAGGTTGACACCGCGGAAACGGCCCGCCTGCGGCAACCCGACCGATCACTGGCCAACCTGCTGACAACGGCGCGGCAGATGCGGCCGGACCTGCAATCGGCCGAACGGGAGCGGGAACGGGCCGAGGCGGCCCTGCGCCGGGCACGGAGCGGATTCCTGCCTACCGTCAGCGCCTTCGGCTCCTGGCAGATGCACGATACCGCCACTCCCTTCGGTAGGGACCAGGATGCCTGGATGGCGGGAGTTTCGCTGCGCTGGAACCTGTTCGACGGCCTGCGTACCATCCACGGGGTCGGCCAGGCCCGTGCGGAGCGGGCGGCGGCAACGGAGCTGCTGGTCGGCCAGGAGAACGAGGTGGGCTACCAGGTGCACGAAGCCTGGCTGCGTCGGATCGAGGCGCAACAACGCGTCGAGGTCGCCCGTTCCGCCGTCAGCGCTGCGGCCGAGACCGTGCGGCTGCTGGCGAAACGGTTCGACAACGCCCTGGCCACCATGGTCGAGGTGCTGGATGCCCAGAACGTCCTCGACCAGGCACGGGCGGCGGTTGTGGAGAGCGAGGCGGAACTGCATCTGGCCACCGGCCGTCTCTACCATGTCGCCGGACTCTTCCTGAAGGAGGTGCTGTGA
- the pal gene encoding peptidoglycan-associated lipoprotein Pal, translating into MRNGFRGMVVALGVVALMAAGCAKDEVVKKDEPVVQQQTVAPQPAPQPVPQPEPPKPEPPKAEPKMEEGTGAKASEAISLETVYFDFDKSDLRKDTLDVLAKNAEALLKKDASAKIKIEGHCDERGTDEYNLALGDRRAKSAASHLIKLGVAADRISTISYGKEKPAVQGHDEAAWSKNRRAEFVIVK; encoded by the coding sequence ATGCGCAACGGATTCAGAGGAATGGTTGTAGCTCTTGGTGTGGTGGCCCTGATGGCCGCGGGTTGTGCCAAGGATGAAGTCGTCAAGAAAGACGAACCGGTTGTTCAACAGCAGACGGTTGCTCCCCAGCCGGCGCCGCAGCCGGTACCGCAACCGGAGCCGCCCAAGCCGGAGCCGCCCAAAGCGGAGCCGAAGATGGAAGAAGGCACGGGAGCCAAGGCTTCCGAGGCGATCTCCCTTGAAACCGTCTACTTCGACTTCGACAAGTCGGATCTGCGCAAGGACACCCTTGATGTTCTCGCCAAGAACGCAGAAGCCCTGCTGAAGAAGGACGCCAGTGCCAAGATCAAGATCGAAGGTCACTGCGACGAGCGCGGTACCGACGAGTACAACCTGGCCCTGGGCGACCGCCGCGCCAAGTCCGCCGCCAGCCACCTGATCAAGCTGGGCGTTGCCGCCGACCGGATCTCCACCATCAGCTACGGCAAGGAGAAGCCCGCCGTTCAGGGTCATGACGAAGCCGCCTGGTCCAAAAACCGCCGCGCCGAATTCGTTATCGTCAAGTAA
- the tolB gene encoding Tol-Pal system beta propeller repeat protein TolB, which produces MKWCIRLFGVLAICWCMVSVPDAAPPVEVTASGNRQLKMAVVPPQPAGSTIRHELADEAAEVIGFDLTMSGLVATERRSAAPQEGGLALSRIDFIPWLSAGFDLLVLGEYELRGDELTLEFRLFDVVGKKQLAVKRYLGKEKDLRRFTHAFSDEILLTLTGTAGPFSSRVVYVSSQSGSKEIWLMDWDGRNPQQLTRNRSITLSPDVAPDGREIIFTSYKRGNPDLYKRAFASTVEVPVSTRPGLNITGAWSPDGTKIALGLSKDGNTEIYTINRDGSAPQRLTVTHAANVSPAWSPDGTRIAFVSDRLGKPQIYVMDADGGNLQRISPNGSYSVNPAWSPDGTKIAYTRSAGGYQIFVATADGNDHVQLTTEGNNERPRWSPDGRLIVFSSRRGGNEAIYVMRADGSGQTRVSTTGGSNTHPVWTPRPR; this is translated from the coding sequence ATGAAATGGTGTATCCGTCTGTTCGGGGTGTTGGCGATCTGCTGGTGCATGGTATCCGTACCCGACGCCGCCCCCCCCGTTGAAGTAACGGCATCCGGCAACCGTCAGTTGAAAATGGCCGTGGTTCCCCCGCAACCGGCAGGCTCAACCATCCGTCACGAATTGGCCGACGAAGCAGCCGAGGTGATCGGGTTCGACCTGACCATGTCCGGCCTGGTCGCCACGGAACGGCGCAGTGCCGCCCCCCAGGAAGGGGGACTGGCCCTCTCCCGCATCGACTTCATCCCCTGGCTTTCGGCGGGCTTCGATCTGCTGGTGCTGGGAGAGTACGAGCTGCGTGGCGACGAGTTGACCCTTGAATTCCGCCTTTTCGATGTGGTCGGCAAGAAGCAGCTGGCCGTCAAGCGCTACCTGGGCAAGGAAAAGGATCTGCGCCGCTTCACCCACGCCTTTAGCGATGAAATCCTGTTGACCCTTACCGGTACCGCCGGTCCCTTCAGCTCCCGGGTCGTCTACGTCTCCAGCCAGAGTGGCAGCAAGGAAATCTGGCTGATGGACTGGGACGGCCGCAACCCCCAGCAGTTGACCCGCAACCGCTCCATCACCCTCTCTCCCGATGTGGCGCCGGATGGTCGCGAAATCATCTTCACCTCCTACAAGCGGGGTAATCCCGACCTGTACAAACGCGCCTTCGCCAGTACCGTGGAGGTGCCGGTTTCCACCCGCCCCGGCCTGAACATCACCGGTGCCTGGTCACCGGACGGCACGAAGATCGCCCTGGGACTCTCCAAGGATGGCAATACCGAGATCTATACCATCAACCGCGACGGCTCCGCCCCGCAGCGCCTGACCGTCACCCATGCCGCCAACGTCTCGCCGGCCTGGTCGCCGGACGGCACCAGAATCGCCTTTGTCTCCGACCGCCTGGGCAAGCCGCAAATCTATGTCATGGACGCCGACGGCGGCAACCTGCAGCGCATCTCCCCCAACGGCAGCTACAGTGTCAACCCGGCCTGGTCGCCGGACGGCACGAAGATCGCCTATACCCGCTCCGCCGGCGGTTATCAGATTTTTGTCGCCACCGCCGACGGCAACGACCATGTCCAGTTGACCACGGAAGGAAACAACGAACGCCCCCGCTGGTCCCCCGACGGTCGCCTGATCGTCTTCAGTTCCCGTCGCGGCGGGAACGAAGCGATCTATGTCATGCGCGCCGACGGCAGCGGCCAGACCAGGGTCAGCACCACTGGCGGCAGCAATACCCATCCGGTCTGGACACCGCGACCGCGATGA
- a CDS encoding energy transducer TonB: MQRVHPARDSRFAVSMTLSLLLHAVLFTALIWWQQVTADPGPVQTTYYVDVVNLPVADPRAGSPLQSASSEEVAPPPPEPAAIATPTPTPPAPRVPAQRQAAARADVGTFDQRLAKLQSIADSRRQAQRLEELRAKVAAGGRSGMPKGTGTEAGSDYTAYLHSRLKDAFRETISYQSTAPFVAVRLTIDGTGKLLRSRFEKSSNDKMFELSVRRAISLAEPSFGPPPGRSQYEGVFVFRPEGVVQQ; encoded by the coding sequence ATGCAGCGCGTACATCCCGCCAGAGACTCCCGCTTTGCCGTCAGCATGACGCTGTCGCTGCTCTTGCACGCCGTCCTGTTCACCGCCCTGATCTGGTGGCAGCAGGTGACTGCGGACCCGGGGCCGGTCCAGACCACGTATTACGTTGATGTGGTCAACCTGCCGGTGGCCGATCCCCGTGCCGGCAGCCCCCTGCAGAGCGCCAGCAGCGAGGAGGTGGCCCCGCCACCGCCCGAACCGGCCGCCATCGCCACACCCACACCCACGCCACCCGCCCCCCGTGTACCGGCACAACGTCAGGCAGCAGCGCGGGCCGACGTGGGCACCTTCGACCAGCGGCTGGCGAAGCTGCAGAGCATCGCCGACTCCCGCCGGCAGGCCCAACGACTGGAGGAACTGCGGGCAAAGGTGGCTGCAGGGGGCCGCAGCGGCATGCCCAAGGGGACCGGTACCGAAGCGGGCAGCGATTATACCGCCTACCTGCACTCCCGCCTCAAGGACGCTTTCCGGGAAACCATCAGCTACCAGAGCACGGCGCCATTCGTGGCGGTGCGGCTCACCATCGACGGCACCGGCAAACTGCTCCGTTCGCGGTTTGAAAAGAGCAGCAACGACAAGATGTTCGAGCTTTCGGTCCGCCGGGCCATCAGTCTGGCCGAGCCGTCTTTCGGCCCTCCCCCGGGTCGCAGCCAGTACGAGGGGGTGTTTGTGTTCAGACCGGAAGGAGTTGTGCAGCAATGA
- the tolR gene encoding protein TolR, which translates to MAMGGNDDERGMMAQINVTPLVDVMLVLLVIFMVTAPMMQQGVQVNLPKADTKGMSAQEDTVIVSVDRTGRTFINKDEVPAGDLRRKLAELFATRAKKEVFLKADAGVPYGEVVRAMADIKGAGIERLGMVTEPPHQ; encoded by the coding sequence ATGGCAATGGGCGGTAACGACGACGAACGGGGCATGATGGCGCAGATCAACGTCACCCCGCTGGTGGACGTCATGCTGGTGCTGCTGGTGATCTTCATGGTCACGGCGCCGATGATGCAGCAGGGGGTGCAGGTGAACCTGCCCAAGGCGGATACCAAGGGGATGAGTGCCCAGGAGGATACGGTAATCGTCAGCGTCGACAGGACGGGACGAACCTTCATCAACAAGGACGAGGTGCCGGCCGGCGACCTGCGGCGCAAGCTGGCCGAACTGTTCGCCACCCGCGCCAAGAAAGAGGTCTTTCTGAAGGCCGATGCCGGTGTGCCGTACGGTGAGGTGGTGCGGGCCATGGCCGACATCAAGGGGGCCGGTATCGAGCGCCTGGGGATGGTGACGGAGCCTCCCCACCAGTAG